A section of the Oryza sativa Japonica Group chromosome 1, ASM3414082v1 genome encodes:
- the LOC4325100 gene encoding large ribosomal subunit protein uL18z translates to MGGFVKTQKTNAYHKRFQVKFKRRRQGKTDYRARIRLTNQDKNKYNTPKYRFVVRFTNKDITAQIVYATIAGDIVMAAAYSHELPRYGLEVGLTNYAAAYCTGLLLARRVLKLRGLDQEYEGNIEATGEDYYVEPADERRPFRALLDVGLIRTTTGNRVFGALKGALDGGLDIPHSDKRFAGFKKDEKQLDSDIHRKYIYGGHVADYMRSMAEEEPEKFQAHFSEYLKKGIDADGMEALYKKVHAAIRADPTMAKSTKKEPATHKRYNLKKLTYEQRKASLVERLNALNSSAGADDDDEEEDDE, encoded by the exons ATG GGAGGGTTTGTCAAGACCCAGAAGACCAATGCCTACCACAAGCGTTTCCAAGTCAAGTTCAAGAGACGGAGGC AGGGCAAGACTGACTACAGGGCCAGGATTAGGCTCACCAACCAAGATAAGAACAAGTACAACACACCGAAGTACCGCTTCGTTGTGAGATTT ACAAACAAAGATATCACAGCTCAAATTGTCTATGCTACCATTGCTGGTGATATCGTGATGGCTGCTGCCTACTCCCATGAGCTGCCTCGCTATGGTCTTGAAGTTGGTCTCACCAACTATGCGGCAG CTTATTGCACTGGCTTGCTTTTGGCTCGCCGTGTGCTCAAGCTCCGTGGTTTGGACCAGGAGTACGAGGGCAATATTGAG GCCACTGGGGAGGACTACTATGTTGAACCAGCTGATGAAAGGCGGCCTTTCCGTGCTCTCTTGGATGTTGGCCTCATTAGGACAACCACTGGAAACCGTGTCTTTGGTGCCCTCAAG GGAGCTTTGGATGGTGGTCTTGACATTCCTCACAGTGACAAGAGGTTTGCTGGGTTCAAGAAGGACGAGAAGCAGCTTGATTCTGATATTCACCGCAAGTACATCTACGGTGGGCACGTGGCTGACTACATGAGG TCTATGGCGGAGGAGGAACCTGAGAAATTCCAAGCCCACTTCAGTGAGTACCTCAAGAAGGGAATTGATGCTGATGGCATGGAAGCACTGTACAAGAAGGTCCATGCTGCCATCCGTGCTGATCCTACCATGGCCAAATCAACCAAGAAGGAACCGGCGACCCACAAGAG ATACAACCTCAAGAAGCTAACCTACGAACAGAGGAAGGCCAGTCTTGTCGAAAGATTGAATGCTCTCAACTCCTCTGCTggtgctgatgatgatgacgaggaAGAGGATGATGAGTGA